One genomic segment of Heterodontus francisci isolate sHetFra1 chromosome 25, sHetFra1.hap1, whole genome shotgun sequence includes these proteins:
- the ube2t gene encoding ubiquitin-conjugating enzyme E2 T isoform X2 codes for MQRVSRLKKEMQLLANQPPPGISCWQNNDQMDDLRAQILGSANSPYEGGIFNLEIVVPERYPFEPPKIRFLTPIYHPNIDTAGRICLDILKLPPKGAWKPSLNISTVLTSIQLLMSEPNPDDPLMADISSEFKYNRQSFLENAKQWTLKHATQTKNDEISSCLKENQSQIEPAVTEDTPVSRKRSACDSESAKKFCL; via the exons ATGCAAAGAGTTTCAAGGTTAAAAAAAGAAATGCAGCTGTTGGCGAACCAACCGCCACCTGGAATTTCTTGCTGGCAGAACAATGATCAAATGGATGATTTACGTGCAC AAATTTTGGGAAGTGCCAATTCCCCATATGAAGGTGGAATATTTAATCTTGAAATTGTTGTTCCTGAAAG ATATCCATTTGAACCTCCAAAAATCCGATTTCTTACCCCGATCTATCATCCAAATATTGACACAGCAGGGCGGATCTGCCTGGATATCTTGAAGCTGCCTCCAAAG GGGGCCTGGAAGCCATCTCTTAATATCTCTACCGTGTTAACCTCCATTCAGTTACTGATGTCTGAACCTAATCCAGATGATCCTCTCATGGCTGATATT TCATCTGAATTCAAATACAACAGGCAGTCTTTTCTGGAAAATGCAAAGCAATGGACATTAAAACATGCAACACAAACAAAAAATGACGAG ATATCCAGCTGTCTGAAAGAGAACCAGAGCCAGATTGAACCAGCTGTGACTGAGGATACACCAGTATCGAGAAAAAGGTCTGCCTGTGAT
- the ube2t gene encoding ubiquitin-conjugating enzyme E2 T isoform X1 produces MLATGTGGHSKLLQDRNKSRITGCNIKPLCFTGQSVNCKTMQRVSRLKKEMQLLANQPPPGISCWQNNDQMDDLRAQILGSANSPYEGGIFNLEIVVPERYPFEPPKIRFLTPIYHPNIDTAGRICLDILKLPPKGAWKPSLNISTVLTSIQLLMSEPNPDDPLMADISSEFKYNRQSFLENAKQWTLKHATQTKNDEISSCLKENQSQIEPAVTEDTPVSRKRSACDSESAKKFCL; encoded by the exons ATGCTGGCAACTGGCACCGGCGGGCATTCAAAACTCCTCCAGGATCGCAATAAGAGCAGGATAACCGGCTGCAACATTAAACCTCTTTGCTTCACTGGCCAAAGT GTTAATTGCAAGACGATGCAAAGAGTTTCAAGGTTAAAAAAAGAAATGCAGCTGTTGGCGAACCAACCGCCACCTGGAATTTCTTGCTGGCAGAACAATGATCAAATGGATGATTTACGTGCAC AAATTTTGGGAAGTGCCAATTCCCCATATGAAGGTGGAATATTTAATCTTGAAATTGTTGTTCCTGAAAG ATATCCATTTGAACCTCCAAAAATCCGATTTCTTACCCCGATCTATCATCCAAATATTGACACAGCAGGGCGGATCTGCCTGGATATCTTGAAGCTGCCTCCAAAG GGGGCCTGGAAGCCATCTCTTAATATCTCTACCGTGTTAACCTCCATTCAGTTACTGATGTCTGAACCTAATCCAGATGATCCTCTCATGGCTGATATT TCATCTGAATTCAAATACAACAGGCAGTCTTTTCTGGAAAATGCAAAGCAATGGACATTAAAACATGCAACACAAACAAAAAATGACGAG ATATCCAGCTGTCTGAAAGAGAACCAGAGCCAGATTGAACCAGCTGTGACTGAGGATACACCAGTATCGAGAAAAAGGTCTGCCTGTGAT